One window of the Lepisosteus oculatus isolate fLepOcu1 chromosome 24, fLepOcu1.hap2, whole genome shotgun sequence genome contains the following:
- the zer1 gene encoding protein zer-1 homolog: MATKAGDNPESLMALSTEYCLRNLKGTLCYLLDNKTLRLHPEVFLPSEICDKLVNAYMELVHTDSNFETYKNFFLLFSDPRSTRLTRVQLRENTVQDQDLEAIGRQDLIELHLTNCEKLTARSLKTLVNFRQTLVSLSLFGCSNIFYKDDSPRGYDDTDRLVNPIRQVLVTDFTFRGFSRLRLLNLGGLTEEVDVEALLQPLASLTSLDLSCVQLPKVTFLTQWKDRLASLVLYNVDLSEEHMFTVVQLVHLRHLDVSRDRQRDRQGGYKFKLTGKVLTIIVQRLVNLVSLDISGHVMQDNCAVPHSEEAMGRPSIEPSKSSIYPLRELKRPLQFLGLLDTTLCNLTHIPAYKVTGAKNEDQILNAIEAYTEYRPEVASRAINHLFDIARIQHCSQLLRALQLVISALRCHKYDKSIQVTGSAALFYLTNTEYRMDQSVRLRRQVIQVVLNGMEHYQEVTVQRNCCLTLCNFSIPEELEFQYRRVNQLLLKILNSSRDDESIQRIAVHLCNALVCQVDNDHKEAVGKMGFVTTMLQLIQRKLCDKMCDQVMEFSWSALWNITDETPDNCEMFLNCSGMKLFLECLEAFPDKQELHRNMLGLLGNVAEVQALRPQLLTPQFITVFSDLLNSKADGIEVSYNACGVLSHIMFDGPEVWTMEEPLRDEVMERMWSAIQSWDVNSRRNINYRSFEPILRLLPQSIAPVSQHWATWALYNLVSVYPSKYCPLLIKEGGIDLLQQVLDLDSAQEETKDMARKVMEHCGNFKEDPMDTTR, encoded by the exons ATGGCAACCAAAGCAGGGGACAACCCGGAGTCACTGATGGCTCTGTCCACTGAGTACTGCCTGCGGAACCTGAAGGGCACCCTGTGCTACCTGCTGGACAACAAGACACTCCGGCTGCATCCCGAGGTGTTCCTGCCCAGCGAGATCTGCGACAAGCTCGTCAACGC GTATATGGAGCTGGTGCACACAGACAGTAACTTCGAGACGTACAAGAACTTCTTCCTGCTGTTCTCTGACCCACGCAGCACCAGACTGACCCGAGTCCAGCTGAGAGAGAACACAGTGCAGGACCAAGACTTGGAGGCCATTGGGAGACAG GACTTGATCGAGCTCCACCTTACCAACTGCGAGAAGCTGACAGCCAGGAGCCTAAAGACTCTGGTCAACTTCCGCCAGACGCTGGTGTCCCTGAGCCTCTTCGGGTGCAGCAATATCTTCTACAAGGACGACAGCCCCCGGGGCTACGATGACACTGACCGCCTGGTCAACCCCATCCGCCAGGTGCTGGTGACGGACTTCACCTTCCGGGGCTTCAGCCGCCTGCGGCTGCTCAACCTGGGGGGGCTGACGGAGGAGGTGGACGTGGAGGCGCTGCTGCAGCCACTGGCCTCGCTGACCTCCCTCGACCTGTCCTGCGTCCAGCTGCCCAAAGTGACATTCCTCACCCAGTGGAAGGACCGGCTGGCCTCCCTCGTGCTTTACAACGTGGACCTGTCGGAAGAGCACATGTTCACCGTGGTGCAGCTGGTCCACCTCCG GCACCTGGACGTCTCCCGTGACCGGCAGCGCGACCGGCAGGGAGGCTACAAGTTCAAGCTGACCGGGAAGGTCCTGACCATAATCGTACAGCGTCTGGTCAACCTGGTCTCGCTGGACATCTCGGGCCACGTCATGCAGGACAACTGTGCCGTTCCTCATTCCGAGGAAGCTATGGGGCGTCCCAG CATCGAGCCGTCCAAGAGCAGTATCTACCCGCTTCGGGAGCTGAAGAGACCTCTGCAGTTCCTGGGCCTGCTGGACACCACTCTCTGCAACCTGACGCACATTCCAGCCTATAAG GTCACTGGTGCGAAAAACGAAGACCAGATTCTCAACGCTATTGAGGCCTACACAGAATACCGGCCGGAGGTGGCGTCGCGAGCGATCAACCATCTCTTCGACATCGCCAGGATACAGCACTGCAGCCAGCTACTCAGGGCACTCCAG CTGGTGATCTCCGCCCTCAGGTGTCACAAGTACGACAAGAGCATCCAGGTGACGGGCAGCGCCGCGCTGTTCTACCTGACCAACACCGAGTACCGCATGGACCAGAGCGTCCGGCTGCGCCGCCAGGTCATCCAGGTGGTGCTCAACGGCATGGAGCACTACCAGGAGGTGACG GTGCAGAGGAACTGCTGCCTGACGCTCTGCAACTTCAGCATCCCGGAAGAGCTGGAGTTCCAGTATCGCCGCGTCAACCAGCTGCTGCTCAAGATCCTCAACTCCTCGCGGGACGACGAGTCCATCCAGCGCATCGCCGTGCACCTCTGCAACGCGCTGGTCTGCCAGGTCGACAACGACCACAAGGAGGCTGTGGGCAAGATGGGCTTCGTCACG ACAATGTTGCAACTGATTCAGCGAAAACTCTGCGACAAGATG TGCGACCAGGTGATGGAGTTCTCATGGAGCGCGCTCTGGAACATCACCGACGAGACGCCGGACAACTGCGAGATGTTCCTCAACTGCAGCGGCATGAAGCTCTTCCTGGAGTGCCTGGAA GCCTTCCCTGACAAGCAGGAGCTTCACAGGAACATGCTGGGGCTGCTGGGCAACGTGGCGGAGGTGCAGGCGCTCAGGCCCCAGCTGCTGACACCACAGTTCATCACAGTGTTCAG TGACCTGCTGAACAGCAAGGCGGATGGGATCGAGGTGTCGTACAACGCCTGCGGCGTCCTGTCCCACATCATGTTCGATGGGCCTGAGGTTTGGACCATGGAGGAGCCCCTCCGAGACGAGGTGATGGAGCGAATGTGGAGCGCCATCCAGAGCTGGGACGTCAACTCTCGCAGGAATATCAACTACAG GTCTTTCGAGCCGATTCTGCGCCTCCTGCCCCAGAGCATCGCTCCCGTCAGCCAGCACTGGGCCACCTGGGCGCTGTACAACCTCGTCTCCGTCTACC CAAGCAAGTACTGCCCCTTGCTGATCAAGGAGGGGGGCATTGACCTCCTGCAGCAGGTTCTGGACCTGGACAGTGCCCAGGAGGAGACCAAGGACATGGCTCG GAAAGTCATGGAGCACTGTGGCAACTTCAAAGAAGACCCCATGGACACTACAAGGTAA
- the ptgesl gene encoding prostaglandin E synthase 2, with the protein MAASCMRVLGRPGISLFSRAALPGPCRAYGTGGAGFRSKLFGAAPVRGGGGRVLGCAFLLGGGLGLYHTVKLSFQHQFAQQQTTRVESGNLRLTLYQYKTCPFCSKVRAFLDYYGLPYEVVEVNPVLRKEIKFSEYRKVPIVLVDMGEILQLNDSSVIISALKTYMISRDKTMQQIISYYPEMRSKNEKGKEVVEYNNKYWVMLTEQETVQVYPVKDSRKEEMKWRRWADDLLVHLISPNVYRTPRESLASFDYIVREGKFGPLEGFFAKYVGAAAMYVIGKRLKSRHNLQDDVRQDLYKAVNEWVAAIGKKREFMGGDQPNLADLAVFGVLRVMEGLQAFDDMMSNTKVRAWYRRMELATQQHLGRQ; encoded by the exons ATGGCAGCCTCCTGCATGAGGGTCCTGGGTCGGCCCGGAATCTCGCTGTTTTCTCGCGCTGCCCTGCCAGGACCCTGCAGAGCGTACGGAACCGGGGGCGCTGGGTTCCGGTCCAAGCTGTTCGGCGCTGCCCCGGTCCGAGGAGGCGGAGGCAGGGTGCTGGGATGTGCCTTCTTGCTCGGAGGTGGTTTGGGTTTGTACCACACGGTCAAGCTGTCCTTTCAGCACCAGTTTGCACAACAGCAGACAACGCGG GTGGAGAGCGGGAATCTACGCCTCACTCTGTACCAGTACAAGACCTGTCCGTTCTGCAGCAAGGTCCGAGCCTTCCTGGACTACTATGGGCTGCCTTATGAGGTTGTGGAGGTCAACCCTGTCCTGCGGAAAGAAATCAAGTTCTCGGAGTACAGGAAGGTGCCCATCGTGCTGGTGGACATGGGGGAGATTCTG caacTCAACGACTCCTCTGTTATAATTAGCGCCTTGAAGACCTACATGATCTCCAG GGATAAGACGATGCAGCAGATCATCTCCTACTACCCGGAGATGCGATCCAAGAATGAGAAGGGGAAGGAGGTGGTGGAGTACAACAACAAGTACTGGGTCATGCTGACAGAGCAGGAGACTGTGCAAGTGTACCCAGTCAAGGACTCCAGGAA ggaGGAGATGAAGTGGCGTCGCTGGGCGGATGACCTGCTGGTCCACCTCATCTCGCCCAACGTATACCGCACGCCCCGCGAGTCCCTGGCCTCCTTCGACTACATCGTGCGCGAGGGCAAGTTCGGCCCCCTGGAGGGCTTCTTCGCCAAGTACGTGGGCGCGGCCGCCATGTACGTCATCGGAAAGAGGCTGAAGAGCAG GCACAACCTACAAGACGATGTCAGGCAGGATCTGTACAAGGCGGTGAATGAGTGGGTGGCTGCGATTGGGAAGAAGAGGGAATTTATGGGTGGCGATCAGCCCAATCTGGCCGATCTG GCCGTGTTTGGTGTCCTGCGGGTGATGGAGGGGCTGCAGGCGTTTGACGACATGATGAGCAACACCAAGGTGCGGGCCTGGTACCGGCGCATGGAGCTGGCCACCCAGCAGCACCTGGGCCGGCAGTGA